In one Sphingomonas sp. S1-29 genomic region, the following are encoded:
- a CDS encoding Fe2+-dependent dioxygenase — protein MLIAIPDLFDAAGVARLRNLIDQGDWIDGNATSGPQSALAKRNEQLAEGSVAAREAGGLVLDALGRSPLFIAAALPAKVFPPLFNRYAGGQAFGAHIDNAIRIQRGSDFRIRSDLSATLFLADPADYDGGELVIEDRFGEQRVKLPAGHMVLYPASSLHRVEPVTRGVRVASFFWLQSMVRDDGARRLLFDLDQSVQRLGGQLGQGDRSVIELTGVYHNLLRRWAEV, from the coding sequence ATGCTGATCGCGATCCCCGACCTGTTCGACGCCGCCGGGGTCGCGCGGCTGCGCAACCTGATCGATCAAGGCGACTGGATCGACGGCAACGCCACCTCGGGCCCGCAATCGGCGCTCGCCAAACGCAACGAACAGCTCGCCGAGGGCAGCGTCGCGGCGCGCGAGGCCGGAGGGCTGGTGCTCGATGCGCTGGGGCGTTCGCCGCTGTTCATCGCCGCCGCGCTCCCGGCAAAGGTCTTCCCGCCCTTGTTCAACCGCTATGCCGGCGGCCAGGCGTTCGGGGCGCATATCGACAATGCGATCCGGATCCAGCGCGGCAGCGACTTTCGCATCCGCTCGGACCTGTCGGCGACGCTCTTCCTCGCCGATCCCGCCGACTATGATGGCGGCGAGCTGGTGATCGAGGATCGCTTCGGCGAACAACGCGTCAAGCTGCCCGCGGGGCATATGGTGCTCTACCCGGCATCGTCGCTCCACCGCGTCGAGCCGGTCACGCGCGGTGTGCGGGTGGCGTCGTTCTTCTGGCTGCAATCGATGGTCCGCGACGACGGCGCGCGGCGGCTGTTGTTCGATCTCGACCAGTCGGTGCAGCGGCTGGGCGGCCAGCTGGGGCAGGGCGACCGCTCGGTGATCGAGCTCACCGGGGTGTACCACAACCTCCTGCGACGCTGGGCCGAGGTGTGA
- a CDS encoding TonB-dependent receptor codes for MVSSSSGAALPAFLALSCVGALVSSPAYAADPVADDRPQTRQERRDDPQRDDIVVTGLHEKDTLESPKATAPLLDTPQTITVISDQTLRKQNLLTLRDALQTVPGITFGAGEGGGGYGDSINLRGYSANNDITQDGVRDTAQYSRTDPFNLQQIEVYNGANTVFNGSGSVGGTINLVSKVPQARDLTIVSAGIGTDQYYRASVDSNVRVNDLVAVRLNAMVHRNDVPGRDVEKFERWGVAPSITIGVDGPTSLTLAYVHQQDDNVPIFGSPYYAAAGGVPEGIDDSDYFGIANLDSQQSEVDRLTATFTHQLSDALTVRNLTRYQRVLQPTVTSAPQGTFCLSTGRTPLGVACPAATQTTAAQNTPGFYYPSGPRGLVRDQLNDLLYNQTDLTLVSGTAGRLRNTLVVGASYAQEDYVLVTANLLRNPGGALPNPALPPIAIGDPNTDYTGPINRIVTGRSQGDSRSTAVYAFDTLEIGEMVEVNAGVRWEQMDAVFRADTYATPATGGAITRGVDQLSDENLFSYRGGVVFKPVPNASLYASYGNSKTPSSATVRLGCTTACDVAPETGESYEIGAKADLFGRRLQLTAAVFRNERTNFRVNTNDPVAPSVQVLDGRSRVDGIALGASGNITPAWSIFANYTYLDGEILQSVSDFCLANPGATGCGNSAGLPDPQAGNVLIQTPDHSGSLFTTYTLPFGLQLGYGLTYQGSFALNQSSLAAPIQLEGEDFLTHRAFLSYAFAGGLTAQVNIQNLTNERYYTGIRNNGWATPGDARSAVLSVFYSF; via the coding sequence TTGGTTTCATCTTCCTCGGGCGCGGCATTGCCCGCCTTTCTCGCGCTGTCCTGTGTCGGCGCACTGGTTTCCAGTCCCGCTTATGCTGCCGACCCCGTCGCCGACGATCGCCCGCAAACGCGGCAGGAGCGCCGCGACGATCCGCAGCGCGACGACATCGTCGTGACGGGCCTCCACGAAAAGGACACGCTCGAAAGCCCCAAGGCGACCGCGCCGCTGCTCGATACGCCGCAGACGATCACCGTCATCAGCGACCAGACGCTGCGCAAGCAGAACCTGCTGACGCTGCGCGACGCGCTGCAGACCGTCCCCGGCATCACCTTCGGTGCGGGCGAAGGCGGCGGCGGCTATGGCGACAGCATCAACCTGCGCGGCTATTCGGCGAACAACGACATCACCCAGGACGGCGTGCGCGACACCGCGCAATATAGCCGCACCGATCCGTTCAACCTGCAGCAGATCGAAGTGTATAACGGCGCCAATACCGTCTTCAACGGATCGGGATCGGTCGGCGGGACGATCAACCTGGTGTCGAAAGTGCCGCAGGCGCGCGACCTGACGATCGTGTCGGCAGGCATCGGCACCGACCAATATTATCGTGCCTCGGTCGACAGCAATGTGCGCGTCAACGATCTGGTCGCGGTGCGGCTCAACGCGATGGTCCATCGCAACGACGTGCCCGGCCGCGACGTCGAAAAGTTCGAGCGCTGGGGCGTCGCACCGTCGATCACGATCGGCGTCGACGGGCCGACCAGCCTGACGCTCGCCTATGTCCACCAGCAGGACGACAATGTGCCGATCTTCGGCAGCCCCTATTATGCCGCCGCGGGCGGGGTGCCCGAGGGGATCGACGATTCGGACTATTTCGGCATCGCCAACCTCGATTCGCAGCAAAGCGAGGTCGATCGGCTCACCGCCACCTTCACCCACCAACTGAGCGACGCGCTGACGGTGCGCAATCTGACGCGCTACCAGCGGGTGTTGCAACCCACCGTCACCAGCGCGCCGCAGGGGACCTTCTGCCTGTCGACCGGCCGCACCCCGCTCGGCGTCGCATGCCCTGCCGCCACCCAGACCACTGCCGCGCAGAACACACCGGGCTTCTATTATCCCAGCGGCCCGCGCGGGCTGGTGCGCGATCAGCTGAACGACCTGCTCTACAACCAGACCGACCTGACTTTGGTCTCGGGCACCGCGGGCCGGCTGCGCAACACCCTGGTGGTCGGCGCGTCCTATGCGCAGGAAGATTATGTGCTGGTGACCGCCAATCTGCTGCGCAATCCGGGCGGCGCTTTGCCCAATCCCGCGCTGCCGCCGATCGCGATCGGCGATCCCAACACCGACTATACCGGCCCGATCAACCGGATCGTCACCGGCCGGTCGCAGGGCGATAGCCGGTCGACCGCGGTCTACGCCTTCGACACGCTCGAGATCGGCGAGATGGTCGAGGTGAATGCCGGGGTCCGCTGGGAGCAGATGGACGCGGTGTTCCGCGCCGACACCTATGCCACACCGGCAACCGGTGGCGCGATCACCCGCGGCGTCGACCAGCTCAGCGACGAGAACCTGTTCAGCTATCGCGGCGGTGTCGTCTTCAAGCCGGTGCCCAATGCCAGCCTCTATGCAAGCTACGGCAATTCGAAGACGCCGAGTTCGGCGACGGTGCGGCTGGGCTGCACCACCGCCTGCGACGTCGCTCCCGAAACCGGCGAAAGCTACGAGATCGGCGCCAAGGCCGATTTGTTCGGGCGCCGGCTCCAGCTGACCGCGGCGGTGTTCCGCAACGAGCGCACCAATTTCCGCGTGAATACGAACGATCCGGTCGCTCCCTCGGTGCAAGTGCTCGATGGCCGCTCGCGCGTCGATGGCATCGCGCTGGGTGCGTCGGGCAACATCACCCCCGCCTGGAGCATCTTCGCCAACTACACCTACCTCGACGGCGAAATCCTGCAGAGCGTGTCGGACTTCTGCCTCGCCAACCCCGGCGCGACCGGTTGCGGCAATTCGGCCGGCCTACCCGATCCACAGGCTGGCAACGTGCTGATCCAGACCCCTGATCATTCGGGCAGCCTGTTCACCACCTACACGCTGCCGTTCGGGCTGCAGCTCGGCTATGGCCTGACCTATCAGGGTAGCTTCGCGCTCAACCAGTCGTCGCTCGCCGCGCCGATCCAGCTCGAGGGCGAGGATTTCCTCACCCACCGCGCCTTCCTGTCCTACGCCTTTGCCGGCGGGCTGACCGCGCAGGTCAACATCCAGAACCTGACCAACGAGCGTTACTATACCGGCATCCGCAACAATGGCTGGGCGACGCCGGGCGATGCGCGGTCGGCGGTGCTGAGCGTATTCTACAGCTTTTGA
- a CDS encoding MBL fold metallo-hydrolase, with translation MALGMRLLRWAGVVLLWLVVAACLAVTIVPRFLDRIYYRGPASGHFDGARFFNPDGEDPAPPGGGNRGRFLMKRITGEGDAAWPASVPVRPAKPAPRVAGQAMVATWVGHATVLVQTQGLNILTDPVWSDTAGPLGFGPRRVTAPGIAFDDLPKIDLVLVSHNHYDHLDQATLERLWQRDRPVIVTSLGNDSVIGQVGVPARRLDWGQRIALRPGIEVAVTRNHHWGSRWFTDRNRALWSSFVVTLPGGNLFFAGDTGFGDGRWPSEAAALGPVRFAILPIGAFRFAPGQMATDNHIGPPQAIQVRDRLGQPFALPIHWGTFKLSSEARTTPPRMLSALMQCSGLDPARFAPVAVGSAVAVPPLTPTAAALDEARLAHCATTAAVTALP, from the coding sequence ATGGCGTTGGGTATGCGGTTGCTGCGCTGGGCGGGGGTCGTGCTGTTGTGGTTGGTGGTCGCCGCCTGCCTGGCGGTGACGATCGTGCCGCGCTTTCTCGACCGCATCTATTATCGCGGGCCAGCCAGCGGGCATTTCGATGGCGCGCGGTTCTTCAATCCCGATGGCGAAGACCCCGCGCCGCCGGGCGGCGGCAATCGCGGGCGGTTCCTGATGAAGCGGATCACCGGCGAAGGCGATGCGGCATGGCCGGCCAGCGTGCCGGTGCGACCGGCCAAGCCCGCGCCGCGCGTGGCGGGGCAGGCGATGGTCGCCACCTGGGTCGGCCATGCCACAGTGCTGGTGCAGACACAGGGGCTCAATATCCTGACCGATCCGGTGTGGAGCGACACCGCCGGCCCCTTGGGCTTCGGGCCGCGCCGAGTGACGGCACCGGGCATCGCCTTTGACGATTTGCCCAAGATCGACCTCGTGCTGGTCAGCCACAATCATTACGACCATCTCGATCAGGCGACCCTCGAGCGGCTGTGGCAGCGTGACCGGCCGGTGATCGTCACCAGCCTGGGCAATGACAGCGTCATCGGCCAGGTCGGGGTGCCCGCGCGGCGGCTCGACTGGGGGCAGCGGATCGCGTTGCGGCCCGGCATCGAGGTTGCGGTGACTCGCAACCATCATTGGGGCAGCCGCTGGTTCACCGACCGCAACCGCGCCTTGTGGTCGAGCTTCGTCGTCACGCTGCCCGGGGGGAATTTGTTCTTCGCCGGCGATACCGGCTTTGGCGACGGACGATGGCCGAGCGAGGCGGCGGCGCTGGGGCCGGTGCGCTTCGCGATCCTGCCGATCGGCGCGTTCCGCTTCGCGCCGGGGCAGATGGCGACCGACAATCATATCGGCCCGCCCCAGGCGATTCAGGTGCGCGATCGGCTGGGCCAGCCCTTTGCGCTGCCGATCCATTGGGGCACGTTCAAACTGTCGAGCGAGGCGCGCACCACCCCGCCGCGCATGCTGTCCGCGCTGATGCAGTGCAGCGGCCTCGACCCCGCGCGCTTCGCACCGGTGGCGGTGGGCAGCGCGGTTGCGGTGCCGCCGCTGACCCCAACGGCGGCGGCGCTCGACGAGGCGCGTTTGGCGCACTGTGCGACCACGGCGGCGGTAACGGCGCTCCCGTGA
- a CDS encoding endonuclease/exonuclease/phosphatase family protein has product MFHGNVSLEIAEGLKLLRKRIDAAGIPPSKLDETLNIATWNIREFGKKRRTQAAIHYIAEIIGQFDLVGIVETRDNLQDLQRILPILGPYWDAVYSDAIADPGGNRERICYVFDSRACIFNGLAAEASPPRTKRGTEYLSDASWWRAPYYASFRAGNYDFIALTVHVRWGDGIAARAAEIQGLANWIDGKIKDKTREDIDWIVMGDFNIPSRQSAAFAALTSTGLTIPKALLKDEFGSNLARDKRYDQIMHFAHHGDDFTLAGGVLDFYASDHKPLFPDLTKDQFTYQLSDHLPLWVQINTDIDGAVLDQLIQRKRGV; this is encoded by the coding sequence ATGTTTCACGGCAATGTCAGCCTGGAGATCGCCGAGGGGCTGAAGCTGCTGCGCAAGCGGATCGACGCCGCCGGCATCCCCCCGTCGAAGCTCGACGAAACACTCAACATCGCGACCTGGAACATCCGCGAGTTCGGCAAGAAGCGGCGCACCCAGGCGGCGATCCATTACATCGCCGAGATCATCGGCCAGTTCGACCTGGTCGGCATCGTCGAGACGCGCGACAATCTGCAGGATTTGCAGCGGATCCTGCCGATCTTGGGGCCGTATTGGGATGCGGTCTATTCGGACGCGATCGCCGATCCCGGCGGCAATCGCGAGCGCATCTGCTACGTCTTCGACAGCCGCGCCTGCATCTTCAACGGACTGGCGGCCGAGGCAAGTCCGCCCCGCACCAAGCGCGGTACTGAGTATCTGAGCGATGCCAGCTGGTGGCGGGCACCCTATTATGCCTCGTTCCGCGCGGGCAATTACGATTTCATCGCGCTGACGGTGCATGTCCGCTGGGGCGACGGCATCGCCGCGCGCGCCGCCGAAATCCAGGGGCTGGCGAACTGGATCGACGGCAAGATCAAGGACAAGACGCGCGAGGATATCGACTGGATCGTGATGGGCGACTTCAACATCCCCAGCCGGCAAAGCGCCGCCTTCGCCGCCCTGACCTCGACCGGCCTCACCATCCCCAAGGCGCTGCTGAAGGACGAGTTCGGATCGAATCTGGCGCGCGACAAACGCTATGACCAGATCATGCACTTCGCCCACCATGGCGATGATTTCACGCTCGCCGGTGGGGTGCTCGATTTCTACGCCAGCGATCACAAGCCGCTGTTCCCCGACCTGACCAAGGACCAGTTCACCTACCAGCTGTCGGACCACCTGCCCTTGTGGGTGCAGATCAATACCGACATCGACGGCGCGGTGCTCGACCAGCTGATCCAGCGCAAGCGGGGGGTGTGA
- a CDS encoding fumarate hydratase: MTVTIRSADLIESVADALQFISYYHPMDYIRALGEAYAAEQSPAAKDAIAQILTNSRMCAEGHRPICQDTGIVNVFVKWGMDCRLDDTSRSLQEVVDEGVRRAYLHPENRLRASILADPAFTRRNTKDNTPSVLHVEMVPGTTVSIDVAAKGGGSENKSKFKMMNPSDSIVDWVLEMIPQMGAGWCPPGMLGIGIGGTAERAVLLAKQSLMEPIDMGQLKARGPQSDIEALRIEIFDKVNALGIGAQGLGGLSTILDVKIYDFPCHAAGKPVAMIPNCAATRHAHFTLDGSGPAYLEAPKLDQWPDVNWTPDKAAIRVDLDTLTPDVVQGWKHGDRLLLNGKMLTGRDAAHKRIKDMLDAGEPLPVDFKGRVIYYVGPVDPVGEEVVGPAGPTTATRMDKFTRMMLDQGLLAMVGKAERGVDTTQAIAEAKSAYLMAVGGAAYLVARAIKGSKVVGFADLGMEAIYEFEVQDFPVTVAVDSAGQNVHHLAPLVWREKIAREGLLAGV, from the coding sequence ATGACCGTCACCATCCGCAGCGCCGACCTGATCGAAAGCGTCGCCGACGCGCTGCAGTTCATCAGCTACTACCATCCGATGGATTACATCCGCGCGCTGGGCGAGGCCTATGCCGCCGAGCAATCGCCCGCCGCCAAGGATGCGATCGCACAGATTCTCACCAATTCGCGGATGTGTGCCGAGGGGCACCGGCCGATCTGCCAGGATACCGGCATCGTCAATGTGTTTGTCAAATGGGGCATGGACTGCCGGCTCGACGACACCTCGCGCAGCTTGCAGGAGGTCGTCGATGAAGGCGTGCGCCGCGCCTATCTCCACCCCGAAAACCGGCTGCGCGCCTCAATCCTCGCCGATCCCGCCTTCACCCGGCGCAATACCAAGGACAACACGCCAAGCGTCCTGCATGTCGAAATGGTGCCCGGCACCACCGTCTCGATCGACGTCGCGGCCAAGGGCGGCGGGTCGGAGAACAAGTCGAAGTTCAAGATGATGAACCCGTCGGATTCGATCGTCGACTGGGTGCTCGAAATGATCCCGCAGATGGGCGCCGGCTGGTGCCCGCCGGGGATGCTGGGCATCGGCATTGGCGGCACCGCCGAGCGCGCGGTGCTGCTGGCCAAGCAATCGCTGATGGAGCCGATCGACATGGGCCAGCTCAAGGCGCGCGGCCCGCAATCGGATATCGAGGCGCTGCGGATCGAGATTTTCGACAAGGTCAACGCGCTGGGGATCGGCGCGCAGGGGCTGGGCGGCCTCTCGACGATCCTTGACGTCAAGATTTATGACTTTCCCTGCCACGCGGCAGGCAAGCCGGTGGCGATGATCCCCAATTGCGCCGCGACCCGCCACGCGCACTTCACGCTCGACGGATCGGGGCCGGCCTATCTGGAGGCGCCCAAGCTCGACCAATGGCCCGACGTCAATTGGACGCCCGACAAGGCGGCGATCCGTGTCGATCTCGACACGCTGACGCCCGACGTCGTGCAGGGGTGGAAGCACGGCGACCGGCTGTTGCTCAATGGCAAGATGCTCACCGGGCGCGACGCCGCGCACAAGCGGATCAAGGACATGCTCGATGCCGGCGAGCCGCTGCCCGTCGATTTCAAGGGCCGCGTGATCTATTATGTCGGGCCGGTCGATCCGGTGGGCGAGGAAGTGGTCGGCCCCGCCGGCCCCACCACCGCGACGCGGATGGACAAGTTCACGCGGATGATGCTCGACCAGGGACTGCTGGCAATGGTCGGCAAGGCCGAGCGCGGGGTCGATACGACGCAGGCGATCGCCGAGGCCAAATCGGCTTATCTGATGGCGGTCGGCGGCGCGGCGTATTTGGTGGCGCGCGCGATCAAGGGGTCGAAGGTGGTTGGCTTTGCCGATCTCGGCATGGAGGCGATCTACGAGTTCGAGGTGCAGGACTTCCCGGTGACGGTGGCGGTCGATAGCGCAGGGCAGAATGTCCATCATCTGGCGCCGTTGGTGTGGCGCGAGAAGATCGCTCGGGAAGGGTTGCTGGCAGGGGTTTGA